Part of the Acaryochloris thomasi RCC1774 genome, GGCATTGTTAATTTCGATAATAGACCAGTTGAGAGAGCTACTTTACTTTCAATGCAAAGAAGGCTTGAGATTTCGAGTGTGGACCAAAGTAAGCTGTGGCTAAACGGCAATGTCGGATTTGGGCACAAGATGAATTTTTTCACTCCAGAGTCATTTCATGAGGAATTGCCTTTCTTCGATTCGACAAGGAAAATTGCCATAACTGCGGATACTCGCATTGATAATCGAGACGATGTGGCAAGGCACTTGGGAATTCGCTTGGCAAACGACCACCAGACTACGGATAGTCAACTTATTCTCTTAGCATACGAAAAGCGGGGCGTAGCATTTGCCAGTTATCTTATAGGTGACTTTTCTATTGTGATTTGGGATGAAAATAAAAACCAATTAGTGTTGGCAACAGATCACTTTGGTCATCAACCTATTTACTATCACTTTGAAAAAGGCCAATTCATCTTTGCTTCAGAGATTAAGCCCTTGACTGCCCTTATACAAAAGGGACCCAACCCAAATAAGATTTGTGACCTCCTGTTATTAGAGAATTTTTATGGCAATAAGGAGAGTACTTATTTGAAGGATATTTCAAGGGTTGAGCCGGCTACCACGATGGTAGTTAATGACAATGGTATTGAGAAACACGTCTATTGGAGACCTGACCCGACTAAGCGCCTACCTTATAAAAAGGAAAGTGACTTAGTAGAAGCTTTTCAAGAAGACATGTTTAGAGCTGTTGGCGATCGGATAAGGACCGATTTACCTGTGGCATCTATGTTAAGCGGTGGCTTAGATTCCTCGGCCATTAC contains:
- a CDS encoding asparagine synthase-related protein, producing the protein MDQSKLWLNGNVGFGHKMNFFTPESFHEELPFFDSTRKIAITADTRIDNRDDVARHLGIRLANDHQTTDSQLILLAYEKRGVAFASYLIGDFSIVIWDENKNQLVLATDHFGHQPIYYHFEKGQFIFASEIKPLTALIQKGPNPNKICDLLLLENFYGNKESTYLKDISRVEPATTMVVNDNGIEKHVYWRPDPTKRLPYKKESDLVEAFQEDMFRAVGDRIRTDLPVASMLSGGLDSSAITAVASHILKNQNKELIAIAGVIPESSKPMFTDEREYIDEFKSFENVRIEYMTAEGLGPMSGVAEKLRRTLLPNFSNRHFMYDA